One Punica granatum isolate Tunisia-2019 chromosome 3, ASM765513v2, whole genome shotgun sequence genomic window carries:
- the LOC116200503 gene encoding protein PELPK1-like, with translation MASRMSFALAFSIAILFSSISTGSAVRKLLDTTPPPSPLLPSIPNLPTVTLPPLPSMPKLAVPPMPSIPNTLPQPTLPTLPTTQPTRPKPGTLPPLPSFPSVPTNIPKVTLPPLPSMPSIPTTIPSIPFFSPPPAPTSP, from the coding sequence ATGGCCTCTCGCATGAGCTTTGCACTTGCTTTCTCTATCGCTATACTGTTCTCGAGCATAAGCACTGGCTCTGCAGTTCGGAAGTTGCTTGACACGACTCCACCACCATCTCCCCTATTGCCCAGCATCCCCAACCTTCCTACGGTCACTCTACCACCGCTTCCCTCAATGCCGAAGCTGGCAGTGCCGCCCATGCCTTCGATCCCCAACACACTGCCTCAGCCAACCCTGCCAACGCTCCCCACGACTCAACCGACTCGGCCTAAGCCGGGGACACTGCCGCCTCTTCCGAGCTTCCCCTCAGTGCCGACTAACATCCCGAAGGTCACGTTGCCACCACTCCCAAGCATGCCCTCGATCCCGACTACCATTCCCTCTATTCCGTTCTTCTCTCCACCCCCAGCCCCGACTAGCCCTTGA